A genomic stretch from Methanomassiliicoccales archaeon includes:
- a CDS encoding NTP transferase domain-containing protein — translation MKAVILAAGEGMRLRPFTYSRPKPMLPIGNRPILEYIIDALVSNDIKDIIMVVGYKKEKIMSYFQDGARFDARISYAFQEKQIGTAHALIAAKHLLNENFVVLAGDNLIDAKIVSDLLHNGRIPSILVTESDIPSKYGVVQLEGNRITSIAEKPEVMVGNIISTGVYLFNDEILNAIEIEMSTGALGITNAMQKMLGKLDIYAVKTDGKWIDVVYPWDIIKVNAVALSSEGQAISGIVEDNVMIRGPVVIGAGTRVRSGTYINGPVLIGEGCEIGPHVSIFPTTSIGNNVRIDAYTYVSNSVIMNNVCIGSHSHLSHTVIDEGVRIASSLSCVCGQAFAKIDDEFFKLDNIGALIGEDTIIGSHVTIAPGTIVGAGCRISDGVRVSGNLENRCVVV, via the coding sequence TTGAAAGCAGTTATTCTGGCAGCAGGGGAAGGGATGAGGCTTCGCCCGTTCACTTATTCACGCCCAAAGCCCATGCTGCCAATTGGTAATAGGCCGATTCTCGAATACATTATCGATGCCCTTGTATCAAATGACATTAAGGACATTATCATGGTTGTTGGATACAAGAAGGAAAAGATCATGTCTTATTTTCAGGATGGAGCAAGATTTGACGCAAGAATTTCATATGCTTTTCAGGAAAAACAAATAGGAACAGCACATGCCCTCATCGCTGCAAAACACTTGTTAAATGAGAATTTCGTCGTTCTTGCAGGGGATAATCTCATCGATGCAAAAATCGTTTCTGACCTTTTGCATAACGGCAGGATACCTTCTATCCTCGTGACTGAGAGCGATATTCCTTCGAAATATGGTGTCGTTCAATTAGAAGGTAATAGGATCACATCCATCGCCGAGAAACCCGAAGTCATGGTGGGCAATATCATCAGCACTGGGGTGTATCTATTCAATGATGAGATTCTTAACGCAATCGAAATAGAAATGAGTACTGGCGCTCTCGGCATCACAAATGCCATGCAGAAAATGCTTGGAAAACTGGATATCTATGCGGTAAAAACCGATGGGAAATGGATCGACGTCGTATACCCATGGGATATCATCAAGGTCAATGCTGTGGCACTTTCATCTGAGGGGCAAGCGATTTCGGGCATTGTTGAAGATAATGTAATGATCAGAGGCCCTGTCGTGATCGGAGCGGGAACGAGAGTTAGATCGGGCACATACATCAATGGACCCGTTCTCATCGGGGAAGGCTGTGAAATAGGGCCACATGTGAGTATTTTTCCGACGACGAGTATCGGTAATAACGTGCGTATCGATGCGTATACCTACGTCTCCAACTCAGTGATTATGAATAATGTATGCATCGGATCACATTCGCATCTTTCACACACTGTCATTGATGAAGGAGTCAGGATTGCATCGAGTCTGAGCTGCGTCTGCGGTCAAGCATTTGCGAAAATAGATGATGAGTTTTTCAAATTGGACAATATCGGGGCATTGATTGGAGAGGACACGATCATCGGTTCGCACGTTACGATCGCTCCTGGAACGATTGTTGGCGCTGGTTGTCGGATTTCTGACGGTGTAAGAGTTTCTGGAAATCTGGAAAACAGGTGTGTCGTGGTTTGA
- the glmS gene encoding glutamine--fructose-6-phosphate transaminase (isomerizing), with protein sequence MCGIVGYTGPREAIEILLDALKRLEYRGYDSAGLAILENDIQIAKDKGEISQLEKSVPKLRGTVGIGHTRWATCGKPSKENAHPFLDCSGNFALVHNGIIENHRELRRELEAEGHVFTSETDTEVLVHLIEKYYDGNMEKAVRESLKRVKGTYAIAVIGKGSREIIAARKENPLVVGLGVGENFVASDVTALLNYTNKVMYVMDGEYAVISPVGVKLYDGSGNEISRTPSLVTWTIEDAQRGGFEHYMLKEIFEQPASIHNSLLGMLDGIEEGEFLQNANFDSVKIVGCGSSYHAAMVGKYIIESLAHIPVTLELASEYRYSHGTRETPLVILITQSGETADTLAAAREARKRGCRTFAITNVVGSTITREVDEVFYTKAGPEIGVAATKSYITQLIALYLVGMRIGFVHRTLSHELLRSMKDQLRLMPRQVNAVLDNKEIVEEASDLLVNARNVFFIGRNINYPTMLEGALKLKEISYIHAEGYAAGELKHGPLALLDENTPVVASCIRDHTYEKMISNISEVAARDSPVLAIGYEDDRDLMAVADRFIGIPKVDPLFSPVPLTVVLQLLAYYTAKKRGCPIDKPRNLAKSVTVE encoded by the coding sequence ATGTGCGGCATCGTCGGATATACCGGCCCGAGAGAGGCTATCGAAATCCTGCTTGATGCGCTGAAGAGACTCGAGTACAGAGGTTATGATTCCGCTGGATTGGCGATCTTGGAAAATGATATCCAGATCGCGAAAGACAAGGGGGAAATTTCACAGTTAGAAAAGAGCGTCCCGAAGCTTCGCGGGACGGTTGGAATTGGCCACACAAGATGGGCAACATGCGGTAAACCATCGAAAGAAAACGCACATCCTTTCCTCGATTGCTCTGGTAATTTTGCACTTGTGCACAACGGCATTATCGAAAATCACCGCGAGTTGAGACGTGAGCTCGAAGCGGAAGGGCATGTTTTCACGTCGGAGACTGACACGGAAGTTCTCGTTCATTTGATAGAGAAGTATTACGATGGGAACATGGAAAAAGCGGTGAGAGAATCGCTGAAAAGAGTCAAGGGAACTTATGCCATTGCTGTGATTGGGAAAGGATCAAGAGAGATCATTGCAGCAAGAAAAGAAAATCCATTGGTCGTGGGTCTCGGTGTTGGTGAGAATTTCGTCGCCTCTGACGTGACCGCACTTTTGAATTACACCAATAAAGTCATGTACGTAATGGATGGGGAATACGCAGTCATATCGCCAGTCGGCGTGAAACTGTACGATGGCTCGGGCAATGAGATCTCTAGAACGCCCAGTCTCGTCACTTGGACTATTGAAGATGCCCAACGTGGCGGATTTGAACACTATATGCTCAAAGAAATTTTTGAGCAGCCAGCGTCGATTCATAATTCTCTTCTCGGAATGCTCGATGGTATCGAAGAAGGAGAATTCCTCCAAAACGCAAATTTCGATTCGGTGAAGATTGTCGGCTGCGGTTCATCCTACCATGCCGCGATGGTTGGAAAATATATCATCGAGTCCCTCGCCCACATTCCCGTTACGCTGGAGCTCGCATCGGAATACAGGTATTCTCATGGTACACGAGAAACTCCGCTGGTCATTCTTATTACTCAGAGCGGTGAAACGGCTGACACGCTCGCTGCAGCCAGAGAAGCAAGAAAAAGGGGATGCCGCACATTTGCGATCACAAACGTCGTTGGCAGCACTATTACACGAGAGGTTGACGAAGTCTTTTACACAAAGGCGGGTCCTGAGATCGGAGTGGCAGCGACAAAGTCCTACATCACACAGCTCATTGCTCTCTATCTCGTAGGCATGAGAATCGGGTTTGTTCATAGGACACTTTCGCATGAATTGCTGAGGTCGATGAAAGATCAATTGAGATTAATGCCTCGGCAGGTCAACGCCGTTCTGGATAATAAGGAGATCGTGGAGGAAGCATCGGATCTCCTTGTAAATGCAAGGAATGTATTCTTTATCGGTCGCAATATCAACTATCCGACGATGCTTGAGGGGGCGCTCAAGCTCAAGGAAATCTCGTACATACACGCGGAAGGATATGCAGCTGGAGAACTCAAACACGGCCCTCTCGCTCTTCTCGACGAAAATACACCCGTTGTCGCCTCATGCATTCGAGACCATACTTACGAAAAGATGATATCGAATATTTCTGAGGTTGCCGCAAGGGACAGTCCAGTTCTCGCGATCGGATACGAGGACGATCGTGACTTGATGGCAGTCGCTGATCGCTTTATAGGAATTCCGAAAGTCGATCCTCTGTTTTCACCAGTTCCATTGACAGTTGTTCTGCAGCTCTTGGCATATTATACGGCAAAAAAGAGAGGGTGTCCGATCGACAAACCGCGAAACCTCGCGAAGAGTGTGACGGTGGAGTGA
- the cas4 gene encoding CRISPR-associated protein Cas4 — protein sequence MAFVSASEVEKYAYCPLSWWLSRNAEVMTPALEEGRMEHESLAENLSEIIDHELKANIWERAITWFAVTATVLALIGVVLKPVENPEEWRKILGVLSIPWIIAGLIALYSSASAREERNRAKYEQITILTAIIAMITALNAVTILGIEPRSALIYEFLALLWLIAANIALYLSLRASHIAARKRKEQLIRGKIIYIGGKGSKLLKSERYGLAGKPDYVIEVDGEAVPVEVKTGRKPRGPLFSHILRVGAYCLLLEENGAKVSHGILKYDDVEYEIEYDEELKKLILAKIEEMRNLVRTGVVHRNHHRVGKCTSCSRRTICPEKLA from the coding sequence ATGGCCTTTGTTTCTGCGAGCGAAGTAGAGAAGTACGCCTATTGCCCGCTGAGTTGGTGGCTCAGCAGAAATGCTGAAGTGATGACACCTGCTCTCGAGGAAGGCCGAATGGAACATGAGTCCCTTGCCGAGAATCTCAGCGAAATCATCGATCATGAATTGAAGGCTAACATCTGGGAACGGGCGATCACATGGTTTGCCGTCACAGCGACGGTACTCGCCCTCATCGGAGTCGTGTTGAAGCCCGTGGAAAATCCAGAAGAATGGAGGAAAATACTCGGTGTGCTTTCGATACCATGGATCATTGCCGGACTCATTGCGCTTTACAGTTCTGCTTCCGCCAGGGAAGAGAGGAACCGTGCCAAGTACGAGCAGATTACGATTCTCACCGCGATCATCGCGATGATTACCGCACTCAATGCCGTTACAATACTGGGAATCGAACCTCGTAGTGCGTTGATTTATGAATTCTTAGCGCTCCTTTGGTTGATCGCTGCCAATATCGCCCTGTACCTTTCTTTGAGGGCAAGTCACATCGCCGCGAGGAAAAGAAAAGAGCAGCTGATCAGAGGTAAGATCATCTACATCGGTGGCAAGGGTTCGAAATTACTCAAGTCTGAAAGATACGGTCTCGCCGGGAAACCAGATTATGTGATAGAGGTCGATGGTGAAGCAGTCCCTGTGGAGGTCAAAACTGGACGAAAGCCACGAGGCCCGCTCTTTTCTCATATACTGAGAGTAGGGGCTTATTGTCTGCTTCTCGAAGAAAACGGGGCGAAAGTATCCCATGGCATTCTGAAATACGACGACGTTGAGTATGAAATTGAGTATGATGAAGAACTAAAGAAATTAATTCTTGCAAAAATCGAAGAAATGCGAAATCTCGTAAGAACGGGCGTCGTTCATCGAAACCATCACAGGGTTGGCAAGTGCACCTCGTGTTCGAGACGAACGATTTGTCCCGAAAAATTGGCCTGA
- a CDS encoding TPD domain-containing protein, whose translation MRLSEYREIYKLLNFPEDIKIVAAEKGLDEELLTVIFTQKTVRETTKRFYLVKRNADKLLRSWKDGKSILSIARKWHFSPVLTGLIIFQANGFSKKQYWNLVKNPELINDRRTMKEIMEVVRSDIVYSPWATEVQYKRGEWGENRLRSWLDSQGITYKTERDLRGEFPKTPDCLLEKPIQVNGWKINWIESKATFGDTVEVRKNIRRQLSAYTDLFGEGLVVYWFGYIDGIECPDGIAIADSSLLSCNCEKSSGILPRNEASI comes from the coding sequence ATGAGATTAAGTGAATACAGGGAAATTTACAAGTTGTTGAATTTTCCTGAAGACATTAAGATCGTCGCTGCGGAAAAAGGATTGGATGAAGAACTCCTGACGGTCATTTTTACCCAAAAAACGGTTAGAGAAACGACGAAACGATTCTATCTGGTCAAACGCAACGCTGATAAACTCCTCAGGAGTTGGAAAGATGGCAAAAGCATTTTGTCGATCGCAAGAAAATGGCATTTCTCACCCGTCTTGACAGGTTTAATCATATTTCAGGCGAACGGTTTTTCGAAAAAACAGTACTGGAACTTGGTCAAGAATCCTGAATTGATCAATGATCGCAGGACAATGAAAGAAATCATGGAGGTCGTTCGCTCAGACATTGTGTATTCTCCATGGGCGACTGAGGTGCAGTATAAGCGAGGGGAATGGGGTGAAAATCGTTTAAGGAGCTGGTTGGATTCTCAAGGAATAACCTATAAGACGGAAAGGGATCTCAGAGGGGAATTTCCAAAAACACCGGATTGTCTTTTAGAAAAACCGATTCAAGTCAATGGCTGGAAGATCAATTGGATAGAATCAAAAGCGACATTTGGTGACACGGTCGAGGTCAGAAAAAACATCCGCAGGCAGTTGAGCGCTTATACCGATCTTTTCGGAGAAGGGCTTGTCGTTTATTGGTTCGGGTATATCGACGGAATCGAATGCCCAGATGGCATTGCAATTGCAGATTCGTCCCTTCTTTCGTGCAATTGCGAGAAATCATCCGGAATTCTTCCGAGAAATGAAGCAAGCATTTAG
- a CDS encoding DUF504 domain-containing protein, whose protein sequence is MAFPREILNELKWRKDKNLAEAEIHFLHRGAPNDIKIISGSEIRELGRFFFTVGDNEIPYHRIRKIIYRGEILFDSRSPVKKIKKD, encoded by the coding sequence ATGGCGTTTCCAAGAGAGATCCTCAATGAACTCAAATGGCGGAAGGATAAAAATCTGGCCGAAGCCGAGATTCATTTTTTGCACAGGGGAGCGCCTAACGATATCAAGATTATTTCCGGATCTGAAATCAGAGAGCTCGGCCGATTCTTTTTCACTGTTGGCGATAATGAAATCCCGTATCATCGTATCAGAAAAATCATCTACCGTGGCGAAATCCTTTTTGATTCTCGCAGTCCTGTTAAAAAAATTAAAAAGGATTGA